In Drosophila simulans strain w501 chromosome 3R, Prin_Dsim_3.1, whole genome shotgun sequence, a single window of DNA contains:
- the LOC6729963 gene encoding adenomatous polyposis coli protein encodes MLEPTLTPDLEEGIAELSLEDVDVDSVPERKPHFLDYDAVPPPDYEEGFGASSGEQLKMDKKYERDGEVSDYELAASGYTKKEFTQDDNTLHFTQSAVGLGSGAVGKKPSAKHFLDENPIPPDYMLAQELREMREHRSLDRNFERQSAQQQQLDELPPRNGGGSPASAGRPSRSKEPSYTLSRFLDGDSPAPAPRLPKGAAWTTSFDERYTSSAVEATLGSKVECVYSLLSMLGSNDPLEMAKKFLELSGNAQSCATLRRSGCMPLLVQMMHAPDNDQEVRKCAGQALHNVVHSHPDEKAGRREAKVLRLLDQIVDYCSFLKTLLQSGGEAIADDSDRHPLAAISSLMKVSFDEEHRHAMCELGALHAIPNLVHLDHAVHGPKPEDQCCNSLRRYALMALTNLTFGDENNKALLCGQKQFMEALVAQLDSAPDDLLQVTASVLRNLSWRADSNMKAVLNEIGTVTALALAAMRNRSENTLKAILSALWNLSAHCSTNKAEFCAVDGALAFLVGMLSYEGPSKTLKIIENAGGILRNVSSHIAVCEPYRQILRQHNCLAILLQQLKSESLTVVSNSCGTLWNLSARSAEDQKFLWDNGAVPMLRSLIHSKHAMISEGSSSALKNLLNFRPAVQNHHQLDPIARSMGLKALPTLEARKAKALQQELGERHTAETCDNLDTGGKLDKERASSSSRRHPAPRLTRSAMLTKSESRDSVYSAKSDCAYDHLIRSASASDAHRKVKPKITDFDLEMEQDTEATEEQPIDYSVKYSENATKTSTYQETDLDQPTDFSLRYAENQIESDLDISGPAGAQKSTPPAGTVPVKSEGQEILLILDDSVKCYQTEDTPYVISNAASVTDLRVAAKADAEAEVKPEAREVVSKEEAPKKLPKLSQCGSGSYTPEKPINYCEEGTPGYFSRYDSLSSLDESGKANQAIVGTDADIKPKLQKQESQPAEQVLTKPPTQANSALETPLMFSRRSSMDSLVHDPDVDVANCDDKSSVVSDFSRLASGVISPSEIPDSPTQSMPQSPRRNSVAGSGQNVDSPPVVIPASLQPLRSVFEDDLSSFNVEHTPAQFSTATSLSNLSIVDDEKAPASVAEEDNEDELLLANCINMGMQRKPAEAVKSTVVNSEVDVAEETIRSYCTEDTPALLSKVPSNTNLSAISMSSTDPKDATAGQAQLYAHQLSDDVSSNASDCGGAAGHLLQQCIRDGMKKPLAEPTPDPIAMLRRGGNQLPGYLPSADEINKFLVEDSPCNFSVVSGLSNLTVGSSLVGPAVQLKETEPSSVDQNPGMKAKPGKQEQVRRPSHWQDDSLSSLSIDSEDDTNLLSQAIAAGCNRPKSNLGFSSNGKRSSSLSSSQPIAINAATSASSLNSAMTVRKSQQQESYSSVDSSDSNDNQSKSLFELCILKGMYKTKEPGARAQQMQEQPIVGSSSVQSNPNLKQFDSLPVQLPSSGQVKRQRHHHHHHHHRERERERKDEKLLQECINTGISKKINAVPKNVLATSAAALEPCHPMAATTSASALSTAAPDVEQKAHATSNPHQQSSTHLSSPILPNPIDAIATVTDTARSPAAPNQGNENASQNGLETATGSKDLDSEDRSSDESNQSFIMETMVRLDSAPNETCISGASEKHKDPDLMLKSVERLTMEFVTSAEQLRSSSHNHSSNNSHKNNSSNNTWNESTCPNDVSFPSVSQTAPVLASLSLDEDATEARSLHELIEITPTNEQQPASLEGETDTLVNGHADSYSGSSGGLNFQLGGQVQNAGVRLEPQRLLFNGTSASIMTNSTMIAFEARALAENLLQPAATDDDTTEMTFSLNSLDLDNIRPPSGMESLNSCYQDHSQPSSLRQPMPSKSPRFARKMFPANLVARRALGHLAGSAESVNSSCNLLDNIKPPSLMDELLDSMISVDSIQSEVADGEQDCSMATTISVSNYETAACDDQTMTVLQSCFDEDEDATMNDYSSAESTPKHGSTPSPNRRSLTPKDKRRLTKDRFKTYTIATSCEMEAPEANETLQIEIVEAAVPVATPSPRANGRRRGSAERYKTQLIECPLALIQPQPDDCPSEQLSSIRAMMQQFTFITDISVGQSQETCESTDPPEDAGESPECDQNSETESCDGQEPAQLPPPPPIVDLRTSVVKPTTLEPATAVKLVRGRKKPAYVSPYSMQSQRNSNNAAPSKKKTLSPTIAKRSLVAGGSGVRLPAKKKPTPPPEPAPARLERQGTFVKDEPTNSNVQVPVVETKPAQTSPTHRASKLPTKKGTTSGGSPSKAGSPKRIPLAPARRMTPQRANTSLRLAAGKSPAASRVVSGRVSSTTPPSRSNSNLNGSSAAAAAAAKINQAQSRIANIWKRVDEAKTKQSSSNLRTQKTKSSNMLNGNGTKPTLLRSSTFDNTPSTAGGVKSKLPVVGARK; translated from the exons ATGTTGGAGCCAACGCTGACGCCCGACCTGGAGGAGGGCATCGCCGAGCTCAGTCTGGAGGACGTGGATGTGGACTCGGTGCCAGAGCGTAAGCCGCACTTCCTCGACTACGACGCAGTGCCCCCGCCCGACTATGAAGAAGGCTTTGGGGCCAGTTCCGGGGAGCAACTTAAGATGGACAAGAAGTACGAGCGGGATGGCGAAGTGAGCGACTACGAACTGGCCGCCAGTGGCTATACGAAGAAGGAGTTCACCCAGGACGACAACACGCTGCACTTCACCCAGAGCGCAGTCGGACTGGGATCAGGAGCCGTTGGTAAAAAACCATCAGCCAAGCATTTTCTGGACGAGAACCCCATTCCGCCGGACTACATGTTGGCCCAGGAGCTGCGGGAGATGAGAGAACATCGCAGCCTGGACAGGAACTTCGAGCGACAgtcggcgcagcagcagcagctggatgAACTGCCTCCGAGGAATGGAGGAGGCTCTCCAGCCAGCGCAGGTCGTCCGTCCCGCAGCAAGGAGCCATCTTACACGCTCTCTCGATTTCTGGATGGCGATtcacctgctcctgctccaagGCTGCCCAAGGGAGCTGCCTGGACGACCAGCTTTGATGAACGGTACACTTCCTCGGCAGTGGAAGCCACCTTGGGATCCAAGGTGGAGTGTGTTTACTCACTGCTCTCCATGTTGGGCTCAAATGATCCCCtcgaaatggcaaaaaagttCTTGGAGCTGTCCGGAAATGCTCAAAGTTGTGCAACTCTCAGACGCTCTGGTTGCATGCCGCTCTTGGTGCAGATGATGCACGCACCGGACAACGATCAGGAGGTGAGAAAGTGTGCTGGACAGGCGCTGCACAATGTGGTGCACAGCCATCCGGACGAGAAGGCTGGCAGGAGGGAAGCCAAGGTGCTCCGACTGCTTGACCAGATCGTTGACTACTGCTCCTTCCTGAAGACGCTGCTCCAGAGTGGCGGAGAGGCCATTGCAGATGACTCCGACCGTCATCCGTTGGCCGCCATCTCTTCGCTGATGAAGGTGAGCTTCGATGAGGAGCACCGACACGCTATGTGCGAGCTGGGGGCGTTGCACGCGATCCCCAATCTGGTGCATTTGGATCACGCCGTTCACGGACCCAAACCGGAGGATCAGTGCTGCAATTCTCTGCGAAGATACGCCTTGATGGCCCTGACCAATCTGACCTTTGGGGATGAGAACAACAAGGCGCTGCTGTGTGGTCAAAAGCAATTCATGGAGGCCCTGGTGGCCCAATTGGATTCGGCCCCGGACGATCTGCTCCAGGTGACGGCCAGCGTGCTGCGCAATCTCTCCTGGCGAGCGGATAGCAACATGAAGGCAGTGCTAAATGAGATTGGAACGGTGACAGCTCTGGCCCTGGCGGCCATGCGGAATAGGAGTGAGAACACCCTGAAGGCCATACTCTCGGCCCTGTGGAATCTCTCGGCGCACTGCAGCACCAACAAGGCCGAGTTTTGTGCCGTGGATGGGGCCTTGGCATTCCTAGTAGGAATGCTAAGTTACGAAGGTCCCAGCAAAACTTTGAAGATCATTGAGAATGCGGGAGGAATCCTGCGGAACGTGTCCAGCCACATTGCTGTTTGTGAACCTTATCGGCAGATCCTGCGCCAGCATAACTGCCTGGCTATTCTGCTGCAGCAACTGAAGTCCGAAAGCCTCACGGTGGTCAGCAACTCCTGTGGAACTCTATGGAACCTGTCAGCTCGCTCTGCCGAGGATCAGAAGTTCCTGTGGGACAATGGAGCGGTACCCATGCTGCGCTCGTTGATCCACTCTAAACACGCCATGATCTCAGAGGGCAGCTCTTCGGCCTTGAAGAACCTTTTGAACTTTCGACCTGCTGTTCAAAATCATCACCAGCTGGATCCCATTGCCCGCTCCATGGGCCTCAAAGCATTGCCCACTCTGGAGGCACGAAAAGCCAAGGCACTGCAACAGGAGTTGGGTGAGCGTCACACGGCCGAGACGTGCGATAACTTGGACACGGGCGGAAAACTGGATAAGGAACGAGCCTCCAGTTCATCCAGACGTCATCCTGCGCCACGTTTAACCCGATCGGCAATGCTAACGAAGAGCGAGAGCAGGGATTCGGTGTACTCGGCCAAATCCGATTGCGCTTACGATCATCTAATTCGCTCCGCCTCTGCTTCAGATGCCCATCGAAAGGTGAAGCCCAAGATCACGGACTTCGATCTGGAAATGGAGCAGGACACGGAGGCAACCGAGGAACAACCCATTGACTACTCGGTGAAGTACAGCGAGAATGCCACCAAGACCTCAACATATCAGGAAACGGACCTGGATCAGCCCACGGACTTCAGCCTTCGCTACGCTGAGAACCAAATTGAATCCGACCTGGACATATCAGGACCAGCAGGCGCACAAAAGAGCACTCCTCCTGCTGGAACAGTTCCCGTGAAATCCGAGGGCCAGGAAATATTGCTGATACTAGACGACAGTGTTAAGTGCTACCAGACGGAGGATACCCCTTATGTTATATCCAATGCGGCTTCAGTCACAGATTTACGAGTCGCTGCTAAAGCGGATGCAGAAGCGGAAGTCAAGCCAGAAGCACGCGAGGTGGTTTCCAAGGAAGAAGCTCCCAAAAAGCTGCCCAAGCTATCGCAGTGTGGCTCCGGTTCGTATACTCCAGAGAAACCCATTAACTACTGCGAGGAGGGAACCCCTGGGTACTTTAGTCGCTACGATTCCCTGAGCAGCTTGGATGAATCCGGTAAGGCTAACCAGGCAATAGTAGGAACTGATGCGGATATCAAGCCCAAATTACAGAAGCAGGAATCCCAGCCAGCAGAGCAGGTCCTAACCAAACCTCCCACCCAGGCCAACTCGGCATTGGAAACCCCGTTGATGTTCTCGCGACGCAGTTCCATGGACTCCCTGGTACACGATCCGGATGTAGATGTGGCCAACTGCGATGACAAGAGCTCGGTGGTGAGTGACTTCAGTCGCTTGGCCAGTGGAGTAATATCCCCATCCGAGATCCCAGATTCCCCCACACAAAGTATGCCCCAATCTCCACGGCGAAATAGTGTCGCTGGTTCAGGACAGAATGTGGATTCTCCACCGGTTGTAATCCCGGCCAGCCTACAACCATTACGCAGCGTTTTCGAGGACGATCTGAGCAGCTTCAACGTGGAGCATACACCTGCTCAGTTCTCCACTGCCACCAGTTTGAGCAACCTGAGCATAGTGGACGATGAAAAGGCCCCAGCCAGTGTGGCCGAGGAAGACAACGAGGATGagctccttttggccaactgcatcAACATGGGTATGCAGAGGAAGCCAGCTGAGGCTGTGAAATCGACAGTAGTGAACTCAGAAGTGGACGTGGCTGAGGAGACCATTCGTAGCTACTGTACCGAGGATACGCCAGCATTGCTCTCCAAAGTACCAAGTAACACTAATCTTTCGGCCATCTCCATGAGCTCCACCGATCCCAAGGATGCCACGGCTGGTCAGGCACAGCTGTACGCTCATCAGCTATCCGACGATGTATCTTCGAACGCATCGGACTGCGGTGGAGCCGCTGGCCACCTGCTGCAGCAGTGCATTCGCGATGGCATGAAGAAACCCCTCGCTGAACCCACTCCAGATCCCATAGCCATGCTTCGACGAGGCGGAAACCAATTGCCTGGCTATCTGCCGTCTGCCGATGAAATTAACAAGTTTTTGGTGGAGGACAGTCCCTGCAACTTCTCGGTGGTCTCTGGTTTATCCAATCTCACCGTGGGATCCAGTCTGGTTGGGCCAGCCGTGCAGCTCAAGGAGACCGAACC ATCCAGTGTAGATCAGAATCCTGGGATGAAGGCAAAGCCCGGCAAACAGGAGCAAGTCCGAAGACCGTCGCATTGGCAAGATGATTCGCTGAGTTCTCTATCCATTGACTCGGAAGATGACACCAACTTACTGAGTCAG GCTATTGCCGCTGGTTGCAATAGACCGAAATCGAATCTTGGCTTCAGCTCGAACGGCAAGCGCTCCAGCTCGCTGAGCTCCTCGCAGCCAATAGCCATCAATGCGGCCACCTCGGCCAGCTCCCTGAATTCGGCGATGACAGTTCGCAAGAGCCAGCAGCAGGAGTCCTACAGTTCCGTAGACTCTAGCGATTCTAACGACAACCAGTCAAAGTCGCTCTTCGAGCTGTGCATCCTCAAGGGCATGTACAAAACGAAGGAACCCGGTGCCCGGGCCCAGCAGATGCAGGAGCAACCTATAGTGGGTTCATCCTCCGTCCAGTCGAATCCCAATCTCAAGCAGTTCGATTCGCTGCCGGTGCAGCTGCCATCTAGTGGACAGGTCAAGCGGCagcgccatcatcatcatcaccatcatcatagGGAGCGAGAGCGAGAACGCAAGGACGAGAAGCTGCTGCAGGAGTGCATCAATACGGGCATCTCGAAGAAGATCAACGCCGTGCCAAAAAACGTCCTGGCTACGTCTGCGGCTGCATTGGAACCGTGTCACCCAATGGCAGCTACTACATCAGCAAGTGCCCTCAGCACAGCAGCTCCAGACGTAGAGCAGAAAGCGCACGCCACCAGCAATCCGCACCAGCAGTCGTCCACGCACCTGAGCAGCCCCATCCTCCCGAATCCTATCGACGCCATCGCCACCGTCACCGACACAGCAAGAAGTCCAGCAGCTCCAAATCAAGGGAACGAGAACGCGAGTCAGAACGGTCTCGAGACCGCTACTGGGTCTAAGGACTTGGACTCGGAAGATCGATCCAGCGATGAATCAAATCAGTCCTTCATCATGGAGACCATGGTCAGGTTGGACAGTGCTCCCAACGAAACGTGCATCTCCGGAGCAAGCGAGAAGCACAAGGATCCCGACCTGATGCTGAAGTCTGTGGAGAGACTGACCATGGAGTTTGTTACCTCGGCAGAGCAGttgcgcagcagcagccataaccacagcagcaacaacagccacaagAACAACAGTAGCAACAACACCTGGAACGAGAGCACCTGTCCCAATGATGTGAGTTTCCCCAGCGTCAGTCAAACGGCACCGGTTCTGGCCTCCTTGAGCTTGGATGAAGATGCCACGGAGGCGAGATCCCTGCACGAGTTGATTGAAATCACGCCCACGAATGAACAACAACCAGCATCGCTTGAGGGCGAAACGGATACCCTGGTTAATGGTCATGCTGACAGCTACTCAGGATCGTCGGGAGGTCTTAACTTCCAGTTGGGTGGGCAGGTGCAGAATGCTGGCGTCAGATTGGAGCCGCAAAGACTATTATTCAATGGAACGAGTGCCTCCATTATGACAAACTCGACCATGATTGCGTTCGAAGCGCGAGCTCTGGCGGAAAATCTACTCCAGCCCGCTGCCACTGACGATGACACCACGGAGATGACCTTCAGCTTGAACAGTTTGGATCTGGATAATATTCGTCCGCCGTCGGGAATGGAATCGCTGAACAGCTGCTACCAGGATCACTCACAGCCGAGTTCCCTGCGCCAGCCGATGCCTAGCAAGAGTCCCCGCTTTGCGCGAAAAATGTTTCCAGCCAATCTGGTAGCCAGACGTGCGCTGGGTCACTTGGCTGGCAGTGCGGAGAGCGTGAACTCCAGCTGCAACCTGCTGGACAACATCAAGCCTCCGTCGCTCATGGATGAGCTGCTGGACTCCATGATCAGTGTGGACAGCATTCAGTCTGAGGTGGCCGACGGTGAGCAGGACTGCAGCATGGCCACCACCATTTCCGTGTCCAACTATGAGACGGCTGCTTGCGATGATCAGACGATGACCGTGCTCCAAAGTTGTttcgacgaggatgaggatgccACTATGAATGACTACAGCTCGGCCGAGTCCACACCCAAGCACGGATCTACTCCATCACCCAATCGTCGTTCCCTCACCCCGAAAGACAAGCGACGTCTCACAAAGGATCGCTTCAAGACCTACACCATAGCCACCAGCTGCGAGATGGAGGCACCAGAGGCCAATGAAACTTTGCAGATAGAAATTGTGGAAGCTGCCGTTCCTGTGGCCACGCCTTCGCCACGCGCCAATGGAAGGAGAAGGGGCAGTGCGGAGCGGTACAAGACCCAACTGATTGAGTGTCCCCTAGCTTTGATACAACCCCAACCCGACGATTGCCCAAGCGAACAGCTCTCCTCGATTCGAGCAATGATGCAACAGTTTACTTTCATCACGGACATTAGCGTTGGACAGAGTCAGGAGACTTGCGAGAGTACTGATCCTCCAGAAGACGCAGGGGAATCCCCGGAGTGCGATCAGAACTCTGAGACGGAGTCGTGTGATGGTCAGGAACCGGCACAgctgcctcctcctccgccaatTGTGGACCTTAGAACATCTGTCGTTAAGCCCACAACCTTGGAGCCCGCCACGGCCGTAAAACTGGTGCGAGGTCGCAAGAAACCAGCCTATGTCTCACCCTACAGCATGCAAAGTCAACGTAATAGCAACAATGCCGCCCCGTCCAAGAAGAAAACCCTATCTCCAACAATTGCCAAACGCAGTCTAGTGGCCGGCGGATCAGGAGTTAGGCTACCAGCCAAAAAGAAGCCGACGCCGCCGCCTGAGCCAGCTCCCGCTCGCTTGGAACGGCAGGGAACCTTTGTCAAGGACGAGCCCACGAACTCCAATGTTCAAGTGCCCGTGGTGGAGACAAAACCGGCTCAAACCAGTCCCACTCACCGCGCCTCGAAGTTGCCCACAAAGAAAGGCACGACCAGCGGTGGTTCACCATCCAAAGCAGGGTCTCCCAAGAGGATTCCCTTGGCGCCGGCCCGACGAATGACGCCACAAAGGGCAAACACCAGTCTGCGACTGGCTGCGGGCAAATCCCCCGCGGCTTCACGTGTGGTTTCCGGCCGGGTGTCGTCCACTACTCCACCATCCCGCAGCAACTCCAACCTAAATGGAAGCagtgcagccgcagcagctgcggccAAGATCAACCAGGCGCAAAGTCGTATCGCCAACATCTGGAAGAGAGTGGACGAGGCCAAAACCAAGCAATCGTCATCCAACCTGAGGACGCAGAAAACCAAATCTTCCAACATGCTCAACGGAAATGGAACCAAGCCGACGCTCCTGCGCAGCTCCACGTTTGACAATACCCCCAGCACCGCTGGAGGAGTCAAGTCCAAGCTGCCAGTGGTGGGCGCTCGGAAATAA